CACGGAAAGCGCCGGATTGTTGAAGCAATTTATCCACGAGTGTTGTTTTCCCGTGGTCGACGTGCGCGATAATCGCGATATTTCGTATATGATCTCTCGAATGCATTGCAGATGTATCCCCTTTGTATGATTTAACTCCACCTTCGTACTATACGTGCATTTTTCGCAAAAAGCAAGGAATTTAGCCAAATTTAACGCCGATTTTACACGTCACCACGTGCCCGAACGGCGCATGATCAGTACGATCCCGGCCGCCAGCAGCCCTATTGCGATAAAGTAAACGCCAAGCTTGAGCAGCAGGGTCATGCAGAACAAAGCGGCGGAAACGATCGCCAGCACCATCGCTGCGGTCAGTACTCCCCGGGGAGCGTAACGGTCATACAAATGCAGCTCGTACAGACCGACGGCCACGCCGAAAATAAAACCGGGCCACAAGTATGCCATCAAATGCCAACTGAACAAATTGCAGACAAAAAAGATAACCGAATAAGTGACCAGGATGCCTCCCGGGATCAGTACGGGCGCCGGGAGCACCTTGCCGAAAAAAAGCATATGCAGCGCCGCCCCCGCGGCAAAAATCAGCAGCGGCCACAGCAGCCAGCCCAAAAAATGAAAGACCCCGAGCTTTCCTAACAGTAAAATGACGGCGATTGCGACGAGCACGATGCCGAGCGAATACCGATTATTAGACATCATTCCTCACCCTTTTCGGACAAAATGAAATTTCAACGGCCTTTTCAAGTAGTTTATCCGAATATGCGAAAAATTGCCAGAGAGGGCCCTCGAGTGAAGCCCCAAGAGCCCCGGACCCGCCCGCAGTAGCATGGCTTTTTTACCTCCGGGTAAAAAGCCTATGCCCCGACACGCTATACTTTTGCAGGGCAGTCGATGATACGCCAATCAAAAACGCCTGTCCCTCAGCGGGACAGGCGTCGTTTACGTTCAAGCATGCTTCGGAGGTTTGCCGAAGGCGAATTTTTTGATCAGTCCGGCAGCGATGACGATGACGGTTGTGATGACCGGCAGTACCCAATGCACGGTATGGGAATTGTGGAAGAGGAAGTCCATGACCGGCGTATCCTTGACAAACATCTCTCCCGCGGTATAACCGAGGATCCCTGCTCCGATGTAAACGAGGATCGGGAACTTGTTCAGCAGTTTCATCACCATCGTGCTGCCCCAAATAATGATCGGGATGCTGAGACCTATACCCAAAATAATGACGGCCAAGTTGTTGTTCGCCTTGGCGGCGATCGCGAGAACGTTGTCCAGACTCATCACAAAGTCGGCCATGATGATCGTGCCGATCGCTTTGCCGAGTGTAGACGCTTCCTTTACGTTTGCGTGACCTTCATCGTCAATCAGCAGCTTGATCGCGATCCAAATGAGAAGCAGCGATCCTGCGGCCTGAATGAACGGCACCTTAAGTATATACACCGCGATGACCGTCAGCACCAGGCGAAGCGCGATCGCTCCGAAAGCCCCCCACCATACTGCCTTGGTACGCTGATGC
The window above is part of the Paenibacillus hamazuiensis genome. Proteins encoded here:
- a CDS encoding TerC family protein; the protein is MLDWFLLFLQIMLINIVLSGDNAVVIALASKNLPAHQRTKAVWWGAFGAIALRLVLTVIAVYILKVPFIQAAGSLLLIWIAIKLLIDDEGHANVKEASTLGKAIGTIIMADFVMSLDNVLAIAAKANNNLAVIILGIGLSIPIIIWGSTMVMKLLNKFPILVYIGAGILGYTAGEMFVKDTPVMDFLFHNSHTVHWVLPVITTVIVIAAGLIKKFAFGKPPKHA